Proteins from one Fragaria vesca subsp. vesca linkage group LG6, FraVesHawaii_1.0, whole genome shotgun sequence genomic window:
- the LOC101292922 gene encoding isopentenyl-diphosphate Delta-isomerase I-like, translating into MLPPRTYDEEYLLNKHSRLGVLSNELQALGHSQRFATKVTVPLEWTNTCCSHPLYRESELIDEECLGVRNAAKRKLLDELGIHAEDVYKAPSDGTFKDGDCLTMSGIISRIFNDEPPIYGPGCEVRLVSGL; encoded by the exons ATGCTGCCGCCGCGGACCTACGACGAGGAGTACTTGCTCAACAAGCACTCCAGGCTCGGCGTCCTCTCTAATGAGCTCCAAGCCCTGGGACATTCC CAACGTTTTGCCACAAAGGTAACTGTCCCTCTTGAGTGGACAAACACCTGTTGCAGCCATCCACTATACCGTGAATCTGAGCTTATCGATGAGGAGTGCCTTG GAGTAAGAAATGCTGCTAAAAGGAAGCTTTTGGATGAACTGGGCATCCATGCTGAAGATGTGTACAAGGCACCTTCTGACGGAACGTTTAAGGACGGCGATTGTTTAACGATGTCGGGAATAATTTCTAGAATTTTTAATGATGAACCTCCAATTTACGGACCTGGTTGTGAAGTACGCCTCGTGAGTGGTCTGTGA